One Colius striatus isolate bColStr4 chromosome 7, bColStr4.1.hap1, whole genome shotgun sequence DNA segment encodes these proteins:
- the MAN2A2 gene encoding alpha-mannosidase 2x isoform X1 → MKLKKQVTVCGAAIFCVAVFSLYLMLDRVQHDPTRHQSGGNFPRSQISVLQNRIEQLEQLLEENHEIISHIKDSVLELTAHAEGQPALPHHTPNGSWVLPPENRPSFLSVSPQDCQFALGGKGQNPDLQMLAVYSLLPFDNQDGGVWKQGFDITYEPNEWDTEPLQVFVVPHSHNDPGWIKTFDKYYYDQTQHILNSMVLKMQEDPRRRFIWSEISFFSKWWDNISAQKRAAVRRLVGNGQLEMVTGGWVMPDEANSHYFAMIDQLIEGHQWLEKNIGVMPRSGWAVDPFGYSSTMPYLLKRSNLTAMLIQRVHYAIKKHFAATQNLEFMWRQTWDPDASTDIFCHMMPFYSYDVPHTCGPDPKICCQFDFKRLPGGRINCPWKVPPRAITDSNVAERAQLLLDQYRKKSKLFRSKVLLVPLGDDFRYDKPQEWDAQFLNYQRIFDFLNSRPSLHVQAQFGTLSDYFDALYKRVGIVPGMRPPGFPVLTGDFFSYADREDHYWTGYYTSRPFYKSMDRVLEAHLRGAEILYSLALAHTRHAGADGRYPLSDYALLSNARRNLGLFQHHDAITGTAKEAVAVDYGVRLLQSLTNLKRVIINAAHYLVLGDRDTYQHDPTTPFLGMDDTRPNQDSLPERTVVKLDASPRFLVVFNPLEQERLSVVPVLVDSPHAHVLSEEGQPLPSQLTAHWGSATDTVPNVYQVSVLARLPALGLRVLQLHRPVDGRTAPLPSVRLHLPGRDVPQRKQEPVPVRVFPAAAEDFCLENQHLQACFWGHSGLLKSIRRAGEEREQRVSSEFLVYGTRTSKDKSGAYLFLPDGEAKPYAPKDPPVVRVTEGPLFSEVASYYQHVQTVVRLYKVPGVDGLALDVSCLVDIRDHVNKELALRFSTDIESDDTFFTDLNGFQIQPRRYQRKLPLQANFYPMPTMAYIQDSRSRLTLHTAQALGVTSLSSGQLEVILDRRLMQDDNRGLGQGLKDNKRTCNRFRLLLERRATANKSSSFFSKLTSMFKALGFPGAGTGSPEVQDGRPISFPSLLSHITSMHLNAEVLVMPVAQGKLAPPALRSFMPLAATLPCDFHILNLRTLQAEEDSLPSAEAALILHRKGFDCSLEAKNLGFNCTTSQGKLALGSLFQGLELGSLQPTSLTLMYPLGTASNSSTIHLDPMEIATFRIRLG, encoded by the exons ATGAAGCTGAAGAAGCAGGTGACAGTGTGTGGAGCAGCCATCTTCTGCGTGGCCGTCTTCTCCCTCTACTTGATGCTGGACCGGGTGCAGCACGACCCCACACGCCACCAGAGCGGGGGCAACTTCCCCAGG AGTCAGATCTCGGTGCTGCAGAACCGTATcgagcagctggagcagctgctggaggagaacCACGAGATCATCAGCCACATCAAGGACTCGGTGCTGGAGCTGACAGCCCACGCTGAGGGGCAGCCGGCGCTGCCCCACCACACGCCCAATGGCTCCTGGGTGCTGCCCCCCGAGAACCGCCCGAGCTTCCTCTCGGTCTCACCACAGGACTGTCAGTTTGCCCTGGGGGGCAAGGGCCAGAACCCAGACCTGCAG ATGCTGGCTGTGTACTCCCTGCTGCCCTTTGACAACCAGGACGGTGGCGTGTGGAAGCAGGGCTTCGATATCACCTATGAGCCCAACGAGTGGGACACGGAGCCCTTGCAGGTGTTTGTGGTGCCGCACTCCCACAACGACCCGG ggtggATCAAGACCTTCGACAAGTACTACTACGACCAGACGCAGCACATCCTCAACAGCATGGTGCTGAAGATGCAGGAGGACCCGCGCCGCCGCTTCATCTGGTCCGAGATCTCCTTCTTCTCCAAGTGGTGGGACAACATCAGCGCCCAGAAGCGGGCTGCGGTGCGCAG GCTGGTTGGCAACGGGCAGCTGGAGATGGTGACGGGAGGCTGGGTGATGCCCGACGAGGCCAACTCCCACTACTTTGCTATGATTGATCAGCTGATCGAGGGGCACCAGTGGCTGGAGAAGAACATCG GCGTGATGCCCCGGTCCGGCTGGGCTGTCGACCCCTTTGGGTACAGCTCCACCATGCCCTACCTGCTGAAGCGCTCCAACCTGACGGCCATGCTCATCCAACGCGTGCACTATGCCATCAAGAAGCACTTTGCTGCCACCCAGAACCTGGAGTTCATGTGGAGACAGACGtggg ATCCAGACGCCAGCACCGACATCTTCTGCCACATGATGCCCTTCTACAGCTACGACGTGCCCCACACCTGTGGGCCGGACCCCAAGATCTGCTGCCAGTTTGACTTCAAGCGCCTGCCGGGTGGCCGCATCAACTGCCCGTGGAAGGTGCCTCCCCGAGCCATCACCGACTCCAACGTGGCGGAGCG agcacagctgctgctggaccaGTACCGCAAGAAGTCCAAGCTGTTCCGCAGCAAGGTGCTGCTGGTGCCGCTGGGAGACGACTTCCGCTACGACAAGCCGCAGGAGTGGGACGCTCAGTTCCTCAACTACCAGCGCATCTTCGACTTCCTCAACTCCCGGCCCAGCCTCCACGTCCAA GCGCAGTTCGGGACGCTCTCTGACTACTTCGATGCCCTGTACAAGAGGGTGGGCATCGTGCCGGGGATGCGGCCGCCCGGCTTCCCGGTGCTGACGGGAGACTTCTTCTCCTACGCGGACCGGGAGGATCACTACTGGACGGGCTACTACACCTCCCGGCCCTTCTACAAGAGCATGGACCGCGTGCTGGAGGCTCACCTGCG GGGGGCAGAGATCCTGTACAGCCTGGCCCTCGCCCACACGCGCCACGCCGGCGCCGACGGCCGGTACCCGCTGTCTGACTATGCGCTGCTGAGCAACGCCCGCCGCAACCTGGGCCTCTTCCAGCACCACGACGCCATCACCGGCACCGCCAAGGAGGCCGTAGCAGTTGACTACGGAGTCCG gctgctgcagtccctCACCAACCTCAAGCGTGTCATCATCAATGCTGCGCATTACCTGGTGCTGGGGGACAGGGACACGTACCAGCACGACCCCACCACACCCTTCCTCGGCATG GACGACACACGCCCCAACCAGGACTCTCTCCCTGAGAGAACGGTGGTCAAACTCGATGCCTCGCCCCG GTTCCTGGTGGTGTTCAACCCGCTGGAGCAGGAGCGTCTGAGCGTCGTGCCGGTGCTGGTGGACTCGCCACACGCACATGTGCTCTCTGAGGAAGGGCAGCCCCTGCCTTCCCAGCTCACTGCGCACTGGGGCTCTGCCACTGACACGGTGCCCAACGTCTACCAG GTGTCGGTGCTGGCGCGCCTGCCCGCGCTAGGGCTGcgtgtgctgcagctgcacaggcCCGTGGACGGCCGCACCGCGCCGCTGCCCTCGGTGCGCCTGCACCTGCCTGGCCGGGACGTGCCGCAGCGCAAGCAGGAGCCCGTGCCCGTGCGTGTCTTCCCGGCCGCTGCTGAGGACTTCTGCCTGGAGAACCAGCACCTGCAGGCCTGCTTCTGGGGGCACTCGGGGCTGCTGAAG AGCATCCGCCGAGCTGGAGAGGAGCGGGAGCAGAGGGTGAGCAGCGAGTTCCTCGTCTACGGCACCAGGACCTCCAAGGATAAAAGCGGAGCTTACCTCTTCCTCCCCGATGGCGAGGCCAAG CCCTAcgcccccaaagaccccccagTGGTGCGGGTGACGGAGGGACCCCTGTTCTCAGAGGTCGCCAGCTACTACCAGCACGTCCAGACCGTGGTGCGGCTGTACAAGGTGCCAG GGGTGGATGGCCTGGCCCTGGACGTGTCCTGCCTGGTCGACATCCGTGACCACGTCAACAAGGAGCTGGCCCTGCGCTTCAGCACCGACATCGAGAGCGATGACACTTTCTTCACTGACCTCAACGGCTTCCAG ATCCAGCCCCGCCGGTACCAGCGCAAGCTGCCGCTGCAGGCCAACTTCTACCCCATGCCCACCATGGCCTACATCCAGGACTCGCGGAGCCGCCTGACACTGCACACAGCCCAGGCTCTAGGTGTCACCAGCCTCAGCAGCG GGCAGCTGGAGGTGATCTTGGACCGGCGTCTCATGCAGGATGACAACCGGGGCCTGGGCCAGGGGCTGAAGGACAACAAACGGACCTGCAACCGGTTCCGCCTCCTCCTGGAGCGCCGCGCCACTGCCAACAAG AGCTCCAGCTTCTTTTCCAAACTGACCTCCATGTTTAAAGCCTTGGGCTTCCCCGGCGCCGGCACTGGCAGCCCCGAG GTGCAGGACGGCCGCCCCATCagcttcccctccctgctgagCCACATCACCTCCATGCACCTGAACGCCGAGGTCCTGGTCATGCCCGTGGCCCAGGGGAAGCTGGCCCCGCCAGCCCTGCGCTCCTTCATGCCCCTTGCCGCCACCCTCCCCTGCGACTTTCACATCCTTAACCTGCGGACGCTGCAGGCAGAG gaggaCTCGCTGCCCTCGGCCGAGGCAGCCCTGATCCTGCACCGCAAAGGCTTTGACTGCAGCCTGGAGGCCAAGAACCTGGGGTTTAACTGCACCACCAGCCAAGGCAAG ctggccctgggcagcctgttccaggggctggagctgggctccctgcagcccacatcactgaccttgatgtACCCACTGGGCACGGCCTCCAACAGCAGCACCATCCACCTGGACCCCATGGAAATCGCCACTTTCCGCATCCGCCTGGGGTAG
- the MAN2A2 gene encoding alpha-mannosidase 2x isoform X3 produces MKLKKQVTVCGAAIFCVAVFSLYLMLDRVQHDPTRHQSGGNFPRSQISVLQNRIEQLEQLLEENHEIISHIKDSVLELTAHAEGQPALPHHTPNGSWVLPPENRPSFLSVSPQDCQFALGGKGQNPDLQMLAVYSLLPFDNQDGGVWKQGFDITYEPNEWDTEPLQVFVVPHSHNDPGWIKTFDKYYYDQTQHILNSMVLKMQEDPRRRFIWSEISFFSKWWDNISAQKRAAVRRLVGNGQLEMVTGGWVMPDEANSHYFAMIDQLIEGHQWLEKNIGVMPRSGWAVDPFGYSSTMPYLLKRSNLTAMLIQRVHYAIKKHFAATQNLEFMWRQTWDPDASTDIFCHMMPFYSYDVPHTCGPDPKICCQFDFKRLPGGRINCPWKVPPRAITDSNVAERAQLLLDQYRKKSKLFRSKVLLVPLGDDFRYDKPQEWDAQFLNYQRIFDFLNSRPSLHVQAQFGTLSDYFDALYKRVGIVPGMRPPGFPVLTGDFFSYADREDHYWTGYYTSRPFYKSMDRVLEAHLRGAEILYSLALAHTRHAGADGRYPLSDYALLSNARRNLGLFQHHDAITGTAKEAVAVDYGVRFLVVFNPLEQERLSVVPVLVDSPHAHVLSEEGQPLPSQLTAHWGSATDTVPNVYQVSVLARLPALGLRVLQLHRPVDGRTAPLPSVRLHLPGRDVPQRKQEPVPVRVFPAAAEDFCLENQHLQACFWGHSGLLKSIRRAGEEREQRVSSEFLVYGTRTSKDKSGAYLFLPDGEAKPYAPKDPPVVRVTEGPLFSEVASYYQHVQTVVRLYKVPGVDGLALDVSCLVDIRDHVNKELALRFSTDIESDDTFFTDLNGFQIQPRRYQRKLPLQANFYPMPTMAYIQDSRSRLTLHTAQALGVTSLSSGQLEVILDRRLMQDDNRGLGQGLKDNKRTCNRFRLLLERRATANKSSSFFSKLTSMFKALGFPGAGTGSPEVQDGRPISFPSLLSHITSMHLNAEVLVMPVAQGKLAPPALRSFMPLAATLPCDFHILNLRTLQAEEDSLPSAEAALILHRKGFDCSLEAKNLGFNCTTSQGKLALGSLFQGLELGSLQPTSLTLMYPLGTASNSSTIHLDPMEIATFRIRLG; encoded by the exons ATGAAGCTGAAGAAGCAGGTGACAGTGTGTGGAGCAGCCATCTTCTGCGTGGCCGTCTTCTCCCTCTACTTGATGCTGGACCGGGTGCAGCACGACCCCACACGCCACCAGAGCGGGGGCAACTTCCCCAGG AGTCAGATCTCGGTGCTGCAGAACCGTATcgagcagctggagcagctgctggaggagaacCACGAGATCATCAGCCACATCAAGGACTCGGTGCTGGAGCTGACAGCCCACGCTGAGGGGCAGCCGGCGCTGCCCCACCACACGCCCAATGGCTCCTGGGTGCTGCCCCCCGAGAACCGCCCGAGCTTCCTCTCGGTCTCACCACAGGACTGTCAGTTTGCCCTGGGGGGCAAGGGCCAGAACCCAGACCTGCAG ATGCTGGCTGTGTACTCCCTGCTGCCCTTTGACAACCAGGACGGTGGCGTGTGGAAGCAGGGCTTCGATATCACCTATGAGCCCAACGAGTGGGACACGGAGCCCTTGCAGGTGTTTGTGGTGCCGCACTCCCACAACGACCCGG ggtggATCAAGACCTTCGACAAGTACTACTACGACCAGACGCAGCACATCCTCAACAGCATGGTGCTGAAGATGCAGGAGGACCCGCGCCGCCGCTTCATCTGGTCCGAGATCTCCTTCTTCTCCAAGTGGTGGGACAACATCAGCGCCCAGAAGCGGGCTGCGGTGCGCAG GCTGGTTGGCAACGGGCAGCTGGAGATGGTGACGGGAGGCTGGGTGATGCCCGACGAGGCCAACTCCCACTACTTTGCTATGATTGATCAGCTGATCGAGGGGCACCAGTGGCTGGAGAAGAACATCG GCGTGATGCCCCGGTCCGGCTGGGCTGTCGACCCCTTTGGGTACAGCTCCACCATGCCCTACCTGCTGAAGCGCTCCAACCTGACGGCCATGCTCATCCAACGCGTGCACTATGCCATCAAGAAGCACTTTGCTGCCACCCAGAACCTGGAGTTCATGTGGAGACAGACGtggg ATCCAGACGCCAGCACCGACATCTTCTGCCACATGATGCCCTTCTACAGCTACGACGTGCCCCACACCTGTGGGCCGGACCCCAAGATCTGCTGCCAGTTTGACTTCAAGCGCCTGCCGGGTGGCCGCATCAACTGCCCGTGGAAGGTGCCTCCCCGAGCCATCACCGACTCCAACGTGGCGGAGCG agcacagctgctgctggaccaGTACCGCAAGAAGTCCAAGCTGTTCCGCAGCAAGGTGCTGCTGGTGCCGCTGGGAGACGACTTCCGCTACGACAAGCCGCAGGAGTGGGACGCTCAGTTCCTCAACTACCAGCGCATCTTCGACTTCCTCAACTCCCGGCCCAGCCTCCACGTCCAA GCGCAGTTCGGGACGCTCTCTGACTACTTCGATGCCCTGTACAAGAGGGTGGGCATCGTGCCGGGGATGCGGCCGCCCGGCTTCCCGGTGCTGACGGGAGACTTCTTCTCCTACGCGGACCGGGAGGATCACTACTGGACGGGCTACTACACCTCCCGGCCCTTCTACAAGAGCATGGACCGCGTGCTGGAGGCTCACCTGCG GGGGGCAGAGATCCTGTACAGCCTGGCCCTCGCCCACACGCGCCACGCCGGCGCCGACGGCCGGTACCCGCTGTCTGACTATGCGCTGCTGAGCAACGCCCGCCGCAACCTGGGCCTCTTCCAGCACCACGACGCCATCACCGGCACCGCCAAGGAGGCCGTAGCAGTTGACTACGGAGTCCG GTTCCTGGTGGTGTTCAACCCGCTGGAGCAGGAGCGTCTGAGCGTCGTGCCGGTGCTGGTGGACTCGCCACACGCACATGTGCTCTCTGAGGAAGGGCAGCCCCTGCCTTCCCAGCTCACTGCGCACTGGGGCTCTGCCACTGACACGGTGCCCAACGTCTACCAG GTGTCGGTGCTGGCGCGCCTGCCCGCGCTAGGGCTGcgtgtgctgcagctgcacaggcCCGTGGACGGCCGCACCGCGCCGCTGCCCTCGGTGCGCCTGCACCTGCCTGGCCGGGACGTGCCGCAGCGCAAGCAGGAGCCCGTGCCCGTGCGTGTCTTCCCGGCCGCTGCTGAGGACTTCTGCCTGGAGAACCAGCACCTGCAGGCCTGCTTCTGGGGGCACTCGGGGCTGCTGAAG AGCATCCGCCGAGCTGGAGAGGAGCGGGAGCAGAGGGTGAGCAGCGAGTTCCTCGTCTACGGCACCAGGACCTCCAAGGATAAAAGCGGAGCTTACCTCTTCCTCCCCGATGGCGAGGCCAAG CCCTAcgcccccaaagaccccccagTGGTGCGGGTGACGGAGGGACCCCTGTTCTCAGAGGTCGCCAGCTACTACCAGCACGTCCAGACCGTGGTGCGGCTGTACAAGGTGCCAG GGGTGGATGGCCTGGCCCTGGACGTGTCCTGCCTGGTCGACATCCGTGACCACGTCAACAAGGAGCTGGCCCTGCGCTTCAGCACCGACATCGAGAGCGATGACACTTTCTTCACTGACCTCAACGGCTTCCAG ATCCAGCCCCGCCGGTACCAGCGCAAGCTGCCGCTGCAGGCCAACTTCTACCCCATGCCCACCATGGCCTACATCCAGGACTCGCGGAGCCGCCTGACACTGCACACAGCCCAGGCTCTAGGTGTCACCAGCCTCAGCAGCG GGCAGCTGGAGGTGATCTTGGACCGGCGTCTCATGCAGGATGACAACCGGGGCCTGGGCCAGGGGCTGAAGGACAACAAACGGACCTGCAACCGGTTCCGCCTCCTCCTGGAGCGCCGCGCCACTGCCAACAAG AGCTCCAGCTTCTTTTCCAAACTGACCTCCATGTTTAAAGCCTTGGGCTTCCCCGGCGCCGGCACTGGCAGCCCCGAG GTGCAGGACGGCCGCCCCATCagcttcccctccctgctgagCCACATCACCTCCATGCACCTGAACGCCGAGGTCCTGGTCATGCCCGTGGCCCAGGGGAAGCTGGCCCCGCCAGCCCTGCGCTCCTTCATGCCCCTTGCCGCCACCCTCCCCTGCGACTTTCACATCCTTAACCTGCGGACGCTGCAGGCAGAG gaggaCTCGCTGCCCTCGGCCGAGGCAGCCCTGATCCTGCACCGCAAAGGCTTTGACTGCAGCCTGGAGGCCAAGAACCTGGGGTTTAACTGCACCACCAGCCAAGGCAAG ctggccctgggcagcctgttccaggggctggagctgggctccctgcagcccacatcactgaccttgatgtACCCACTGGGCACGGCCTCCAACAGCAGCACCATCCACCTGGACCCCATGGAAATCGCCACTTTCCGCATCCGCCTGGGGTAG
- the MAN2A2 gene encoding alpha-mannosidase 2x isoform X2, with translation MKLKKQVTVCGAAIFCVAVFSLYLMLDRVQHDPTRHQSGGNFPRSQISVLQNRIEQLEQLLEENHEIISHIKDSVLELTAHAEGQPALPHHTPNGSWVLPPENRPSFLSVSPQDCQFALGGKGQNPDLQMLAVYSLLPFDNQDGGVWKQGFDITYEPNEWDTEPLQVFVVPHSHNDPGWIKTFDKYYYDQTQHILNSMVLKMQEDPRRRFIWSEISFFSKWWDNISAQKRAAVRRLVGNGQLEMVTGGWVMPDEANSHYFAMIDQLIEGHQWLEKNIGVMPRSGWAVDPFGYSSTMPYLLKRSNLTAMLIQRVHYAIKKHFAATQNLEFMWRQTWDPDASTDIFCHMMPFYSYDVPHTCGPDPKICCQFDFKRLPGGRINCPWKVPPRAITDSNVAERAQLLLDQYRKKSKLFRSKVLLVPLGDDFRYDKPQEWDAQFLNYQRIFDFLNSRPSLHVQAQFGTLSDYFDALYKRVGIVPGMRPPGFPVLTGDFFSYADREDHYWTGYYTSRPFYKSMDRVLEAHLRGAEILYSLALAHTRHAGADGRYPLSDYALLSNARRNLGLFQHHDAITGTAKEAVAVDYGVRLLQSLTNLKRVIINAAHYLVLGDRDTYQHDPTTPFLGMDDTRPNQDSLPERTVVKLDASPRFLVVFNPLEQERLSVVPVLVDSPHAHVLSEEGQPLPSQLTAHWGSATDTVPNVYQVSVLARLPALGLRVLQLHRPVDGRTAPLPSVRLHLPGRDVPQRKQEPVPVRVFPAAAEDFCLENQHLQACFWGHSGLLKSIRRAGEEREQRVSSEFLVYGTRTSKDKSGAYLFLPDGEAKPYAPKDPPVVRVTEGPLFSEVASYYQHVQTVVRLYKVPGVDGLALDVSCLVDIRDHVNKELALRFSTDIESDDTFFTDLNGFQIQPRRYQRKLPLQANFYPMPTMAYIQDSRSRLTLHTAQALGVTSLSSGQLEVILDRRLMQDDNRGLGQGLKDNKRTCNRFRLLLERRATANKVQDGRPISFPSLLSHITSMHLNAEVLVMPVAQGKLAPPALRSFMPLAATLPCDFHILNLRTLQAEEDSLPSAEAALILHRKGFDCSLEAKNLGFNCTTSQGKLALGSLFQGLELGSLQPTSLTLMYPLGTASNSSTIHLDPMEIATFRIRLG, from the exons ATGAAGCTGAAGAAGCAGGTGACAGTGTGTGGAGCAGCCATCTTCTGCGTGGCCGTCTTCTCCCTCTACTTGATGCTGGACCGGGTGCAGCACGACCCCACACGCCACCAGAGCGGGGGCAACTTCCCCAGG AGTCAGATCTCGGTGCTGCAGAACCGTATcgagcagctggagcagctgctggaggagaacCACGAGATCATCAGCCACATCAAGGACTCGGTGCTGGAGCTGACAGCCCACGCTGAGGGGCAGCCGGCGCTGCCCCACCACACGCCCAATGGCTCCTGGGTGCTGCCCCCCGAGAACCGCCCGAGCTTCCTCTCGGTCTCACCACAGGACTGTCAGTTTGCCCTGGGGGGCAAGGGCCAGAACCCAGACCTGCAG ATGCTGGCTGTGTACTCCCTGCTGCCCTTTGACAACCAGGACGGTGGCGTGTGGAAGCAGGGCTTCGATATCACCTATGAGCCCAACGAGTGGGACACGGAGCCCTTGCAGGTGTTTGTGGTGCCGCACTCCCACAACGACCCGG ggtggATCAAGACCTTCGACAAGTACTACTACGACCAGACGCAGCACATCCTCAACAGCATGGTGCTGAAGATGCAGGAGGACCCGCGCCGCCGCTTCATCTGGTCCGAGATCTCCTTCTTCTCCAAGTGGTGGGACAACATCAGCGCCCAGAAGCGGGCTGCGGTGCGCAG GCTGGTTGGCAACGGGCAGCTGGAGATGGTGACGGGAGGCTGGGTGATGCCCGACGAGGCCAACTCCCACTACTTTGCTATGATTGATCAGCTGATCGAGGGGCACCAGTGGCTGGAGAAGAACATCG GCGTGATGCCCCGGTCCGGCTGGGCTGTCGACCCCTTTGGGTACAGCTCCACCATGCCCTACCTGCTGAAGCGCTCCAACCTGACGGCCATGCTCATCCAACGCGTGCACTATGCCATCAAGAAGCACTTTGCTGCCACCCAGAACCTGGAGTTCATGTGGAGACAGACGtggg ATCCAGACGCCAGCACCGACATCTTCTGCCACATGATGCCCTTCTACAGCTACGACGTGCCCCACACCTGTGGGCCGGACCCCAAGATCTGCTGCCAGTTTGACTTCAAGCGCCTGCCGGGTGGCCGCATCAACTGCCCGTGGAAGGTGCCTCCCCGAGCCATCACCGACTCCAACGTGGCGGAGCG agcacagctgctgctggaccaGTACCGCAAGAAGTCCAAGCTGTTCCGCAGCAAGGTGCTGCTGGTGCCGCTGGGAGACGACTTCCGCTACGACAAGCCGCAGGAGTGGGACGCTCAGTTCCTCAACTACCAGCGCATCTTCGACTTCCTCAACTCCCGGCCCAGCCTCCACGTCCAA GCGCAGTTCGGGACGCTCTCTGACTACTTCGATGCCCTGTACAAGAGGGTGGGCATCGTGCCGGGGATGCGGCCGCCCGGCTTCCCGGTGCTGACGGGAGACTTCTTCTCCTACGCGGACCGGGAGGATCACTACTGGACGGGCTACTACACCTCCCGGCCCTTCTACAAGAGCATGGACCGCGTGCTGGAGGCTCACCTGCG GGGGGCAGAGATCCTGTACAGCCTGGCCCTCGCCCACACGCGCCACGCCGGCGCCGACGGCCGGTACCCGCTGTCTGACTATGCGCTGCTGAGCAACGCCCGCCGCAACCTGGGCCTCTTCCAGCACCACGACGCCATCACCGGCACCGCCAAGGAGGCCGTAGCAGTTGACTACGGAGTCCG gctgctgcagtccctCACCAACCTCAAGCGTGTCATCATCAATGCTGCGCATTACCTGGTGCTGGGGGACAGGGACACGTACCAGCACGACCCCACCACACCCTTCCTCGGCATG GACGACACACGCCCCAACCAGGACTCTCTCCCTGAGAGAACGGTGGTCAAACTCGATGCCTCGCCCCG GTTCCTGGTGGTGTTCAACCCGCTGGAGCAGGAGCGTCTGAGCGTCGTGCCGGTGCTGGTGGACTCGCCACACGCACATGTGCTCTCTGAGGAAGGGCAGCCCCTGCCTTCCCAGCTCACTGCGCACTGGGGCTCTGCCACTGACACGGTGCCCAACGTCTACCAG GTGTCGGTGCTGGCGCGCCTGCCCGCGCTAGGGCTGcgtgtgctgcagctgcacaggcCCGTGGACGGCCGCACCGCGCCGCTGCCCTCGGTGCGCCTGCACCTGCCTGGCCGGGACGTGCCGCAGCGCAAGCAGGAGCCCGTGCCCGTGCGTGTCTTCCCGGCCGCTGCTGAGGACTTCTGCCTGGAGAACCAGCACCTGCAGGCCTGCTTCTGGGGGCACTCGGGGCTGCTGAAG AGCATCCGCCGAGCTGGAGAGGAGCGGGAGCAGAGGGTGAGCAGCGAGTTCCTCGTCTACGGCACCAGGACCTCCAAGGATAAAAGCGGAGCTTACCTCTTCCTCCCCGATGGCGAGGCCAAG CCCTAcgcccccaaagaccccccagTGGTGCGGGTGACGGAGGGACCCCTGTTCTCAGAGGTCGCCAGCTACTACCAGCACGTCCAGACCGTGGTGCGGCTGTACAAGGTGCCAG GGGTGGATGGCCTGGCCCTGGACGTGTCCTGCCTGGTCGACATCCGTGACCACGTCAACAAGGAGCTGGCCCTGCGCTTCAGCACCGACATCGAGAGCGATGACACTTTCTTCACTGACCTCAACGGCTTCCAG ATCCAGCCCCGCCGGTACCAGCGCAAGCTGCCGCTGCAGGCCAACTTCTACCCCATGCCCACCATGGCCTACATCCAGGACTCGCGGAGCCGCCTGACACTGCACACAGCCCAGGCTCTAGGTGTCACCAGCCTCAGCAGCG GGCAGCTGGAGGTGATCTTGGACCGGCGTCTCATGCAGGATGACAACCGGGGCCTGGGCCAGGGGCTGAAGGACAACAAACGGACCTGCAACCGGTTCCGCCTCCTCCTGGAGCGCCGCGCCACTGCCAACAAG GTGCAGGACGGCCGCCCCATCagcttcccctccctgctgagCCACATCACCTCCATGCACCTGAACGCCGAGGTCCTGGTCATGCCCGTGGCCCAGGGGAAGCTGGCCCCGCCAGCCCTGCGCTCCTTCATGCCCCTTGCCGCCACCCTCCCCTGCGACTTTCACATCCTTAACCTGCGGACGCTGCAGGCAGAG gaggaCTCGCTGCCCTCGGCCGAGGCAGCCCTGATCCTGCACCGCAAAGGCTTTGACTGCAGCCTGGAGGCCAAGAACCTGGGGTTTAACTGCACCACCAGCCAAGGCAAG ctggccctgggcagcctgttccaggggctggagctgggctccctgcagcccacatcactgaccttgatgtACCCACTGGGCACGGCCTCCAACAGCAGCACCATCCACCTGGACCCCATGGAAATCGCCACTTTCCGCATCCGCCTGGGGTAG